DNA from Lagenorhynchus albirostris chromosome 15, mLagAlb1.1, whole genome shotgun sequence:
CTTTAGGCACAGAATCTGCTAGAgtcttgatcctggacttccctcTAGAACTGTGGACAGCAGATTGGATATGTGGAGTCTCTGTATGGCAAGAATTCAAACTCTCTATTGAGAACTGATGCTTCAAAAGGCAAGCATACAACATAGATTCAGAAATATGTTTACCATAAAAGGTTATAGaattatatttggaaattaaataaaagagaaactaaggttcaaatgaaagaaaagaaaaacaaaccatacTCGGCCAAGCATTCCTGGTTAAAGTAagtctaaattttaaaaccaaaaagtggtgggcctgggggaggtggagagggagatggagaagtGTCCTTGGTTGAGTCCAGCCTCGAACGGGGGAAGCCCTGGCAGCCATCTGGCGAGAGGTCACGACAGCACGTGCTCCAGGATGCCCTGTCTAATCAGCTGCTCACACTTCCACCGAGGTAGAAAGTGctgagggaagagggggaggaagaaaaaggaatgaaaagaatgttAAATTACACGATGCATCATTAAAAAGCAGCAACgcattatacatatatttcaaacTCCACCAGCTAAGTAGTTAAAAGCTAAACTTAagtatttttgctattttaatcaAATGAAATGGATGTCACCTAGAGCTGtactgaaatctgaattttataAACAAATTCACATTTTGCTTAAGTTAAATTTAACTAAAGAGTTTTGAATTCTAGTAGGTATTTTCCttaatgtttgcattttaaaatttatgcacaggggcttccctggtggcacagtggttgggagtccgcctgctgatgcggggggcacgggttcgtgccccggtccggggggatcccatgtgccgcgcagcggctgggcccatgagccatggccacggagcctgtgctccgcaacgggagaggccacaacagtgagaggcccgcgtaacgcaaaaaaaaaaaaagaaaaaaaaaatttatgcacagaaaacCCAGGTAGGTGAGATTTGGGGCACTGGATCACCAGTGGTACAGCAACAGCTCATTAGGAAGGCAAACGGAAGGAGTGTCTTCTCCATTAAACCTTTTCTAGGATCTGAGTCTGAACAGTCATTCTTCTACTAACAATGCAACTCTTCTCCCATATTTTCCAAGGATTAAAAGTCATTGTAACCTATGACATGGGTGCTGGTCACACGCTGTGTGGAGGATGCCAGTGCCTGGCTAAGGCTCATCCTCAACGTCTCCTGAGAGGACACTGCTCTCATTCTGAGGTGGAAAGGAGTCTCCTTGTCTGATTCCCTCTCAAAACACCAGGGCTTAAAACAAAAGTGAACATTTAGTAAACTCTGGAGCGGGGAGGTGCTGGAAGTGAGGCAGGAAGACTTTCCAAGCTCACAAGTGACCAAAGAAATCTCAAAGACGAGACAGAGATACTTGggtaaaaacaagaaacagtaCATTAGAAAGTGCAGTGTAGGTGACCCTAGAAAGTAACTGAAGGAGAGAGTATGCAAAGTATTCAAGGAAGTGGAAAGGCCTCAGGTGAGACCCATGACCAAAGAAACTCCTCCAAACCAGTCATGAAGACCCATGGGCCAAGGACTGTTGTCTAATTTAAccgaatttttaaaaagccttaagaatataaaatgtaaaaaaaaataaagagagagagaaaaaactatAGAGTTGCTCATTTAACAATTATTCCAATATCTACTAAAAAGAGGGAGTTCTGATTTCTGGACAACCAGCATGCTTGCCATAGACTCAATAATAAAGGAATGTACAGTAGGAAATGTTTCCCTATTAATATTGTATATTATGTGGGTGATCTACACTATAGATTTTATAGAAAACTGGTTTCAGATGTGCTCAGACATCTTAGAAGCCCCTTAATATCAGTTAGAGTAGATTTTGCTTTTAAGTTTCCCCATTTTTATAGGGTGATACCGAGAGACAAAGTCTCATTAAGAGGAAGGCTTCTGAATGCGCCACACAGTAAACAGCAATCGTCTAACAGCAGCAGACGGAGGAGGGACTGGGTTTCGGCTGCCCTGGCCCCACCCAGGCCCTCCCTGCGGAGGAGTCTTAGTACACCTGGTGGGAAGACTGGCCACAAAGCTCGAGAAAGAAATTCAACCATGGGACACTGGGGTGAAGTGCATTTTCTCACATCTTGCTTTATGAGGCTAGCTTTGTTCTTGTGAACCCAGAGCTTCACCATCTATTTTCTATTCATTAGTATCCTTGGAAGGGAAACTTTTGCCTTAACAACCAAAGATTTTAGGGTACCCTGAAAATCTGTCTTTAATAATTTCAACTTTTGTTTCAGGAAACTATTTAAAACTCCAAGGGTACTAGTAAAATAAGAGACCAACTCACCCTCCCTTAGGGAAATGAGCTAAGAACCACATAACCAGAACGATTCTTTGGCTCAACAGAACAAACAGAAGTCAACAAAAGTGACTAGGGTCATTAAATACCCACCGTCTCATAACAAGATGGCAGGCAACAAAGGAAAGAGTGGTGTTTACTAGTTCACCTTTCCTCCTATGCTAATATGACTACAGAAAATAGAGataggataaaataaatttagctaCTGTGAATTCATCTAATGTGAACTTGAAGATTTCTAAGGAAACAATAAATTGAGATTCTTCGTAAGGAAAAATTTAGTGAGTTACAATTTCACAATTTCAGTCTTTCCCTATTAAATtctattatgtttatatattaaatacttaGAAATTTTTTGATATGTATCACTATTTGTTAGCTAAAGAACTAAGATTTACAAGGTGAAGAAGTATAGGCTGAAAACTAGTGCTTAGCacctttttaataaataataattcgaAGAAAGGAGCTAAATGCAACAACATAGTAGCCCCTTAACTAGAGTAAGACCCACTGTGGCAACTTCCCAGGGAAATGCTTAGTATTAAATTCAAGCAATACCCTAGTAAATTATAGCTAATGCTTgagcatgggtttgaactgcatgacTCCACTCAAatatgcgtgtatatatatatatatatatatatatacacacacacacacacacatacacatatataaaacctgtattttcattttacagatctttaaattGACTAAGTATGGGGAAAAGTTCGTGTTCAATTAGAGATCACAACAGGTGGGATCAAAAGAACTAGGGCTTGGGTCCTAATTCTATTCAAACTGTTTTAGCTTCCAGCCTttgggtgagtcatttatcaatccctttgtttttgaggcagagagaagTACTCAGATTTCCAactgtgtggggagaggggagtctGTAGGCACCCCTAATCCCtgtgcattgttcaagggtcaactgtaattaacCCTTTCTTACTATATGCAACGTTTGCTTCACGCCTTTACATttagaaaaaggacaaaagagtattttataataaacataattCCTACGATACAAATGATCATCAAAAGGTGATACTTACCTTGCTACTGTTTCCAACATTTTCATCATTCAACACTCTTACAAAATTTAAAGTATCTTAAGACAATAAATAcctggctatttttttttaataggactGAAGTACCATCATCAACTTCAAATTCTCCATAGTCTTTTAGACACCGCacctgaaaagaaaaactgatgtTTTAtccaaattactttttaatatgtaGAAACCATAAAGCAGATGGGGATTTATATATACCCATATGAAAAGTATTAggctttctctttatttcttctctgtgtaCTTAGGCCTAGTACTCCTTCCTGTGGTATTCTAGTGGTTCCAATGGTCCTGTTTTGACggggaggaagaaaaatggcAAATCTCCGAAAATATGTGTATGTCAGCACTGACAGCAAGGAAACCTAAGGAGCTGCCAAAAAGAGACAATGTCACTGGATTGTTTTCCCTCTGCAAATTATGAAAAATCAAGCAGTTGAAAACACATCTACAGGGACTTCCAgggtggtccagtgataaagaatccgccttacaatgcatgggacacaggttcaatccctggtcagggaactaagatcccacatgccacagagcaactaagcccatgtaactaagcccacgcaccacaactactgagcttgcgcacctcaactagagcccgcgagccgcaaactacagagcccacaggCCCTGGatccctgcgccacaactacagagcccacatacgctagagcccatgcaccacaaccagagaagagaaaacccgcacgccacaactacagagaagcccgcacaccacaacgaaagatcgctcatgcctcaacgaagatcccacgtgccacaactaagacctgacacagacaaaaataaaattaaaaagaaaacaaaaataaaccccatatctacaaagaaaagagaacattttagATCTACCCCAACCTGCCTCTTACAGATTCCTCCCATAAAGTATCAATATCTGAGAACAGGACATAAGTCTATAAGATTTGTTTTACAGATTCTGCCAATCTCCTTTGACTGATTGATTCAGACTCTTTCCCAGTATTACTTAGAGGCACACTAGGAAAGAAAAGATATAGACTCATGCTACATGAATCAGGAGAGGCTCTTAGTTGGAAGGTGGGAGGGGTAAGGAGCCTGATAACCACTTCTGCAATTGCAAAGAAGGAACATTCAAAGGTAGCCCCAGAAATCTCAGACCTGGCTCAGCTTCAAGTGCTGCCACAGGAAAGGCGGGAGGGCATTTTCATCTCCTATGAGAGTTCAGACCTCAGTTTATTCTCCAGAGTACTAGCACTGGTGTTAGCAAAGCCAACTCCAATGGCAAGTCTCTGATTCCTACTTTTCCTGGATAATTTCATGTCCTGTGATTCCTCTGCAATCCTACCATGACTCCCAAAAGTATTTTAAGTTGGTTtgagaaatacaagaaaaatccCCCCCACCACCAGCATTTTGCTTCTTTAAATAGACTTTTATTGTGGAAAATCTCAAACACATTGAAAAGTAAAAAGGCTAATAAACTCAATGTCCCACCAACTGGCTTCAACTACTATCAACATGCGGCCAATCTTGTTCCCTCGCCCACTTCTgggttattttgaagcaaatcctagacatcatttcatttaatctataattattttagtgcttatttctataaaataagattgtttaaaaaaatcccaataccattatcacaccttattaataaatttttaatattatgaaataCCCAGTTAGAATCCAAATTTCCCCATTTTGtcgcattaattttttttttaagttgccatGCTCAAATGAGAGTCAAACAAGAGCTACACATTACACACTTCTGATACGTCTCCAAGTCTCCTTTAATCTACAGggttctcccccttcccctttcccttggCAACTTACTTGTTAAAGAAACTGGGCAGTTTGGTAGTTTCCCAAAAATAGATTCTGTTGTGGACTCCTGTGGGGTCATTTAACATGTTCCCCCATCCCTGAATTTCCTATAAACTGCAAGTTAGGTGTAGGGGCTGGATCAGATCAGGTTTAGTTTTCTGGCAAATGGTGTTATGATGTTGTGAAGCACAAAATGTCTGGtgtccctttttgttttttgggtttttttgttttgttttttttggctgtgttgggtcttcattgctgcgcgcgggctttctctagttgcagcgagcgggggctactcttagttgcagtgcatgggcttctcattgcggttggcttctcctgttgcagagcacaggctctaggagtgcgggcttcagtagttgaagcacatgggctcagtagttgtggcacacaggccctagagcacacaggcttcagtagttgtagcatgtggtctcagtagttgtggcgtgtgggctctagagggcaggctcagtagctgtggtgcacaggcttagctgcagACTTAGtcgctctacagcatgtgggatcttcctgcatcagggatcaaacctgtgtcgcctgcattggcaggcggattcttaaccattgcgccaccagggaaatcctggtgTCCCTTTTTGGATGTTAAGATTGATCAATGGGCCTAGGTGCTATCCATACCCATCCACTACTAAGGTCTCTCTTAAGCTTTTCACCTAATGCTTTAGCAGCTACTTGCCTCCATGCATTAGGGCTACAAAATGGCATTAATGTAgtttttttattccttctgcatttattagctggaattctTCTATACAAAAGAGATTTCCCTCATAAACAATTTGGCTACCCTGAGATAGAATTTGTGCAGTAACGGAAGATGGATGCTTGACTCCATTCTTTCATTTACCATTTTCCAAAATGAGTTGCATCCTTCATATTCTCCAAGGAGACCCAAAGAggtttcagttttaaaactgttGTTGTTAGGTGTCATTGATTTGATTGATGTGATGCAATTCACTGCAGTTTATCATTTTGATGCTCAAACTGTCCTTTCTTTGGCTAATGAGAGCTCCTTCGAATCAGCTCCCAAGTCTTTTCAGCACTCCCCTTCTAGTCCTTgatactttctttctttccatgctCCGCTTGTACATCTTTAATCTATTTGAGCCCTGGAATCGGCCATTTTCCCCCCAGGAGTCCTGGTTTCCTTTCACAGGAAATGGCATGTAGACTCAAGAATGTGGATGCTCATGGCTACTGGGTTGGTCCTTGTTTCTAGGccttttcagtggacagagctaaGAAATGCTTCTTTAGAAGAGATGATTCAACATGAGTCCATGCTATTATTTTTTTGCTctattcttcaatatataaactgtttattaaagaatattatatTATTCTTAGGAATATTATTACTAATAACATTATTACGAATAATATGATTACTAAAAACAGGTTAAGATTTCTTTGTAATTCTTTTCATCCTTCGTATGTACCTACTAGGGAAATACAATCTATgtgttttaaagtaatttaaataacCACTGTTTGACTAATCTACCAACATGAAAACAcaggttcatttgtttcattttgttttcaaaatgtataagttggttttccactttgatttcattttgttttaacaatatgtaaaatatttacatggttccaaagttaaaattttaaaacaggtaCAGTCAGAAAATTTTAGCTGTTCCATCCTATTCCTGCCACCACCTACAGGTAAAATTTTTGGTTtgagtttgtttcctttcttttttgtgctttgctttattgtgcttctcaGATATTGccctttttacaaattgaaggtttgtggcaaccctgcattgtcagatgatggttagcattatAATGCTAATGCATATTCAACAGACTACACTATAGtgcaaacataacttttatatgtactgggaaaccaaaacatttcaTGACTCATTTTATTGAATATGCACTTTATTGTGGGTCTTAAACCAAACCCAtgatatctccaaggtatgcctgtataaactaatatatattcatataccccttttcttttcttttcttttcttttttttgcggtacgcgggcctctcactgttgtggcctctcccgttgcggaacacaggctccggacgtgcaggctcagcggccatggctcacggactcagccgctccgcggcatgtgggatcttcccggaccggggcacgaccccgcgttccctgcatcggcaggcggactctcaaccactgtgccaccagggaagccctctttttttttttttttacatctttattggagtataattgctttacaatggtgtgttagtttctgctgtataacaaaatgaatcagctatacatatacatatatccccatatctcctccctcctgcgtctccctcccaccctccctatcctacccctctaggtggtcacaaagaaccgagctgatctccctgtgctatgtggctgcttcccactagctatcgattttacatttggtagtgtatacatgtccatgccactctctcacttcgtcccagcttacccttccccctcctgtgtcctcaagtccatcctctacgtctgcatctttattcctgtcctgcccctaagttcttcagaaccttttttttagattccatatatatgtgatagcatacggtatttgattttctctttctgacttacttcactctgtatgacagactctaggtccatttacCTCTCTAcgagtaactcaatttcatttctttttatggctgagtaatattccactgtatatatgtgtgccacatcacCCCTTAAACAAAAGTCATCACAGTCTATGCAttaaagaaaaatccattttaaaaaggtataCTTACTTCTATGTATAGGTTTTTTGGAGGTTTCATATCCTGTGTGATGTCCAAACCTTCATGTCCTCCCAACGACCTCATGTAGGTAGCAAGGGACTTTTTGTAATGATTGAACCATTCCATCTACAAACATAAAGATGGCCATTTGACAAAGctgtaagaaaacaaacttgCAGAAATTATATACTAATCCTTTCAAAAACAGCACACATCCCCACATGGATCATTACTATGACCATTCATTCAAACCACAAATATTAGTGACTGCCTGTTATGAACCAGGCACTGGTCTAGGTACTTAGGATCATTTAACAAAGTGAACAAACATCTCTGTTCTCACAGAACTTACATCCCAGCATACTTAATCACAGACCTAAGGAACTTTCCACCAGAAACCAAACCATGAAAAATACACCATTTCAGAATTATGATCTCTTCAAACTTCAAACTCTGTATTGACAGGTTTTCTGAAAGCTATAAAATGCTGTTGAGAAaaacacccaaatgtccatcaactgatgaatggataagatgtGTACATCCCTACAATGGGATTATTCAGTCGTAAATCAGAGTGGAGCTCTTATATGTGTTACcacatgcatgaaccttgaaaacatgctgagtgaaaaacacaaaaggccacatattgtacaATTCCACTCATATGAAAAGTCCATACTAGGCCAATCCATGAAGAAAGCAGAGTAGTGGCCTCTAGGGCCTGGGAAGAGGGGACAGAATATGTTCTGGATAAGATGGTGGTGACggatgcacaactctgtgaatatcctaaatacactgaattgtacactttaaaaggataaaCTTTAGGggatgtaaattatatctcagtaaatctggttttttttttaattgttgagagaagttaaagaaaaccaaaatatgtGGAAGGATATACCACTTTCAAGGATTGGGTGATTCAGTATTGTAATAACATCAACTGATCCATAGATCCAATTCAATCTCAATCAAaaccccaattttttaaaaaatggaacttGATAAATTGAGTCTAAAATTTGCAAGGAAATGCAGAAGGCCAAAAGCAGTGAAgacattgaaaaagaagaacaagatgGGAACACTTactcaagacttattataaaattCCAATAATTTAAACAATATGAAATTGGTACAAGGACAAATAgactaagaaagaagagaaagtccCCCATACAAAATCCACAGATATATTGACATTCAATTTATGACAAGTGGCACTGTGCACAGAGCAAGGGGAAAAGAGgaccttttcaataaatgatgccaTCTCAATATCCATATTCAAAATGCAACTAGGCTCTTACATTATTCACAAAAATCTATTCCAGTACTGTAAATCTCTTTGTGAAAGGTAAAACAAGATAACTTCTAAAAGACTATACACATAACCTGCATtagtaaagtgtgtgtgtgcgcatacatacacacacctctCCCTCAGGTTCAATAATCTGCCAGAATGACTGACAGAACCCAGGAAAGCACTACACTGACAATTACAGTTTTATTGCAGATACAAATCAGAACCAGCCAAAGGAAGAGACACCCAGGATGAGGTCTGGGAGTCCCAAATGTGAAGCTTCGAGTATCCTCTCCCTGAGGAATCAGGACACACCACCCTCCTGGCACACTGATATGTAACaacacacacaaagtactgtcGACCAGGGAAGCTCACACAGCTCTGGGGTATCATTACATAGGCTTGATCGATTGATCAAATCATGGTTGATTGAATCACAGGTGACTGAGCTCTACTTCcagctcccctctcctctctccaagTTGGACTAATATCAAGAGGATAAAAGCCCCAAACCTGAGGGGATGGTGGGAACCTCTGAAtttgtagccagttggtcagaagggAGGGTGGCCTTGGGAACCTCAAACTTTACGGCTGGTATCTGAAGTGAGAGCAGTCTTAACCTATGAAGTTTGGTCTAACTTTAGGTAGTGTCCGAAGTCACTGCAACACTGTAGGCAGTGTGACCCTCACTTTGTAAATGAGGGAATTTAGGCACAGGGAGAGGTCgagtcacttgcccaagatctGACAGTGGCAGAGCCAAGGTTTGTACACAGGTTTGCTTGGCTCCAATCCTGTGTCCTTAAATATTGTCCCTTAATGACTGGATAAATCAAGAATTCAAGTATTCACATTGATAAGCAAATTATGTATACCCACATATTTTATGGAAAATCTCCCAATAATAATGCCAGGTTTTTCATCCTACTGATGGATCACTAACAAGTAACATAATGGGACCCTTTATTTTGTTAAGTAATAGTAGTTTTCCATATAGCATTTAGAATTACTCCTATCATTCTCATCACAGTATATACTAGAGACCAAAGATTActcaaaaacaaatgttaaaacaaaaaaagatttttgaaacACTATAAATACTATTTCAGAACACTGCCATAACCTCAGCTATTTTCCAAATTCACAAACTTGAACAACAATGCTGACTTACTTCTTCAGCAGACATGTGAAATCGTAAAGCACTTGGCAAGACACTGCCACATTCCCACCTGAGTGCTCTAATCCGAAGCAATCGGTCATACCTAGGACATTAATAAGGTATTAGATGGCATAACAGAGGGATATCAGAAGTTGTTTTCATCAAAAGAGACTCCAGACTCAACCACCAAAATTTAACATGTGGACTTTTATTTGGTTCCTGAGGCAAACAAACCATTGTAAGAGGACATCTTTGGGAAAACAGGGAGAATAGGAATACAGTATGGATGGATGCTGTGAAGTCGGGTTTATTCCTCTAGGTATGAGAATCATAGTGGTCATGTAAGAAAAAGTCCATAAGGTCCTTATTTCTTAGAGATGCATACTAAGGTATTCAGCAGTAAAATGCCCAATGTTCTACAATGTTTTAGCATAGACAAATAAAACAAGATGAAGCaattatggcaaaatgttaagaaTTGTTAAGCCTACCTGATGGCTCCATGGGGGTTTGTAATATTATTCCTTAATTTTATGAATACTgcaatttttcattataaaaaaagtttaaatagaaaaaagaga
Protein-coding regions in this window:
- the GINS1 gene encoding DNA replication complex GINS protein PSF1 isoform X1, which gives rise to MWPGWFLRLPARGLDGRRLAPVTRRRGPETGAGAQEDGLRQVLEEMKALYEQNQSDVNEAKSGGRSDLIPTIKFRHCSLLRNQRCTVAYLYDRLLRIRALRWECGSVLPSALRFHMSAEEMEWFNHYKKSLATYMRSLGGHEGLDITQDMKPPKNLYIEVRCLKDYGEFEVDDGTSVLLKKNSQHFLPRWKCEQLIRQGILEHVLS
- the GINS1 gene encoding DNA replication complex GINS protein PSF1 isoform X3; the protein is MFCERAMELVRELHRAAEGRLPAFNEDGLRQVLEEMKALYEQNQSDVNEAKSGGRSDLIPTIKFRHCSLLRNQRCTVAYLYDRLLRIRALRWECGSVLPSALRFHMSAEEMEWFNHYKKSLATYMRSLGGHEGLDITQDMKPPKNLYIEVRCLKDYGEFEVDDGTSVLLKKNSQHFLPRWKCEQLIRQGILEHVLS
- the GINS1 gene encoding DNA replication complex GINS protein PSF1 isoform X2, encoding MDSGRGEGSASREASFSGSGINIGGQQEECLGKEDGLRQVLEEMKALYEQNQSDVNEAKSGGRSDLIPTIKFRHCSLLRNQRCTVAYLYDRLLRIRALRWECGSVLPSALRFHMSAEEMEWFNHYKKSLATYMRSLGGHEGLDITQDMKPPKNLYIEVRCLKDYGEFEVDDGTSVLLKKNSQHFLPRWKCEQLIRQGILEHVLS